The Candidatus Liberibacter solanacearum CLso-ZC1 genomic interval AATACTGTTTTCCCAACTCCCGCACCACCAAAAAGCCCTATTTTCCCTCCTTTTTGGTAAGGCGAAATAAGATCTATAACTTTAATCCCCGTTGTAAGAATACTAGATCCTGTAGATTGCTCTGTATAAGAAGGAGCTAATTGATGAATTGCACGCCTTTCCGAGGTTAGAATAGCCCCATGATCGTCCACAGGCTCTCCAATGACATTCATGATACGTCCCAAAGTAGCTTCTCCTACAGGAACAGTGATCTGCTTTCCAGTATCAATGATAGAATCACCCCTGCTCAAACCATCGGTTTTACCCATAGCAATACATCGCACTGTTTTTTCTCCTAAATGCTGAACAACTTCAAGCACAATACGAGAATCTTTATTATCTGTTTCAAGAGATCCTAAAATTGGTGGCAAGGAATCTGTAAAAACAACATCAACAACAGCCCCCACAATCTGTTGTATTTTTCCAATATTTTGGGCTTCTGATTTAGTCATAATAAGACACCCTCTCTCCTTTTATCTATTTCTTATACTGCCTCTGCACCTGCAATTATTTCAATAAGATCAGTAGTAATCCGCATTTGACGCTGACGATTATATGATAAAATCAAATGCTCAACCATCCGACCTGCATTACGGGTAGCATTATCCATAGCCGTAATCCTTGCCCCTATTTCACTTGCCTTATTTTCCAAAAGAGCCCAAAATATCTGAGCCGAAATACTCTGAAATAAAATCTTTTCTAATACTGAATATACCGTGGGTTCATAGTGATAAATCGATAAATTCTCTTCTTTTTTGTCCTTATAATTCCGGACAAAATCTACTGGAATTATCTTTGATATAATAGGAATCTGTTGTATAATTGATTTAAATTCTGAATGTATACAAAAACAAACATCAAATACATTACTTGTAAAAAGAGATACTACCTTTTGAGCAATATTATGCGCTTGAGCAAAGTCTATTTCTTTTTTAGAAGGTAATTCTACACTATCAATAATCATAGAAGAAAATTCTTTATACAATCCCTCATGACCTTTTCTTCCTATGATCAAAATCTTAACCTGCTTATTATCCGCAATAACCTGCCTAATGCGCTCTCGAGCAAAACGAATTATTTGGGAATTAAAGCCACCGCACAATCCTTTTTCTGCCGTGCAAACAATAAAAAGATACACTTCACTTCTACCTGTCCCCCTTATAAGAGGAGAGAGATCTTCTAGAGAAAATTCATCAACCGCACATTTGATAAAAAAATCTCTTATATGAGACTGGTACAAAGAAGCATTTTGAATAGCTTCTTTCGCTCTACGTAACTTGGTTACTGAAACCAATTGCATAGCCTCAGTTATTTTCTGAGTTTCC includes:
- a CDS encoding F0F1 ATP synthase subunit gamma encodes the protein MASLKELKNRIHSVKETQKITEAMQLVSVTKLRRAKEAIQNASLYQSHIRDFFIKCAVDEFSLEDLSPLIRGTGRSEVYLFIVCTAEKGLCGGFNSQIIRFARERIRQVIADNKQVKILIIGRKGHEGLYKEFSSMIIDSVELPSKKEIDFAQAHNIAQKVVSLFTSNVFDVCFCIHSEFKSIIQQIPIISKIIPVDFVRNYKDKKEENLSIYHYEPTVYSVLEKILFQSISAQIFWALLENKASEIGARITAMDNATRNAGRMVEHLILSYNRQRQMRITTDLIEIIAGAEAV